From Scomber scombrus chromosome 9, fScoSco1.1, whole genome shotgun sequence, one genomic window encodes:
- the si:ch211-145o7.3 gene encoding forkhead box protein N2 — protein sequence MENSSHTLPPSSPCPTTFGGSLPFSSSPLQTCSNGRLSLPLSPISFPPSPASLSPATAESFQSSFPLSHCLASQCLEGQNVHCLTPPKISDQDDLTCLSWLHQRGNLLPLQPLPKMAPLPQLESSMSSQPFPAGSSKPPYSFSSLIFMAIEDSPDKRLPVKDIYEWIVNNFPYYGTASGGWRNSVRHNLSLSKSFRRIQRDKSQVGFQSVGKGSLWCVCPEYRPALLEVLRKTHSYHSTNSNLINKPELLEGSDYGVPAVCESMEISDPLSHTLLLSTPSPQTLITDNPSFAENPPCPLTPDQEELITMEAVDYQQDEVSEEMEKDPLSDSGYIELHYFQSHQYQYLVLPGDTELDLETVEILQLDAEAQEAAGSLLDLAGGGY from the exons atggagaacaGCTCTCATACACTGCCACCCTCGTCTCCATGTCCCACCACTTTCGGAGGGTCTCTGCCGTTCTCTTCCTCGCCACTGCAGACCTGCTCAAATGGCCGTCTCTCACTCCCACTTTCGCCTATTTCATTCCCTCCGTCCCCTGCCTCACTTTCTCCAGCAACAGCAGAGTCTTTTCagtcttccttccctctttcacACTGCTTGGCATCACAGTGCCTCGAAGGACAAAATGTGCACTGCCTCACCCCGCCGAAAATATCTGACCAGGATGACCTGACCTGCCTCAGCTGGCTGCATCAGAGGGGCAACCTGCTTCCACTACAGCCCCTTCCCAAAATGGCTCCACTGCCTCAGCTAGAGTCCTCCATGTCTTCTCAGCCTTTTCCTGCCGGCTCCTCCAAGCCACCGTACTCCTTCAGCAGTCTGATCTTCATGGCAATAGAAGATTCACCGGACAAGAGGCTTCCAGTGAAGGATATCTATGAATGGATTGTGAATAATTTCCCCTACTACGGGACAGCGTCTGGAGGCTGGAGGAACTCTGTCCGACACAATCTGTCCCTGAGCAAGAGCTTCCGTCGTATTCAGAGGGACAAGAGCCAGGTGGG gtttcagtCAGTGGGGAAGGGAtcgctgtggtgtgtgtgtcctgagTATCGGCCAGCACTCCTCGAGGTGCTGAGAAAGACCCACAGTTATCACAGCACCAACAGCAACCTGATAAACAAGCCTGAACT GTTGGAAGGATCTGACTATGGGGTGCCTGCAGTGTGTGAATCTATGGAAATCTCAG ATCCTCTTTCACACACCCTCCTCCTGTCCACGCCCTCACCCCAAACCCTAATCACTGATAATCCATCTTTTGCCGAAAACCCACCTTGCCCTTTGACCCCAGATCAGGAGGAGCTCATTACCATGGAGGCGGTCGATTACCAGCAGGATGAGGTCAGtgaagagatggagaaagaccCCTTGTCAGACAGCGGGTACATTGAGTTACACTACTTCCAGTCTCACCAGTACCAGTACCTAGTGCTGCCAGGTGACACCGAGTTGGACCTGGAGACTGTGGAGATCCTTCAGCTGGACGCCGAGGCCCAAGAggctgctggatcactgctggACCTGGCAGGAGGTGGATATTAA